In one Diabrotica virgifera virgifera chromosome 5, PGI_DIABVI_V3a genomic region, the following are encoded:
- the LOC126884814 gene encoding mediator of RNA polymerase II transcription subunit 4: MSQISTKEKLLYIIDDMELIAKEIIENAIAPKSAKLSGPEYAQLTDLLVAKDNELKSTLQQASEQAQLNKKLDTLKAEVERQDQDINNLQKQLKEAEQILSTAIYQANQKLQSIARAKKKPVSSEELIKFAHRISASNAICAPLTWQQGDPRRPYPTDIEMRLGLLGRLGDPMNGHLLSQQNNMSDLHRPGHPGEIPAAQQNQFAWHPTGEMHISVGQGTVPMDTRNHKQENEDVEVMSTDSSSSSSSDSQ, from the exons atgtCTCAAATAAGCACAAAAGAAAAGCTTCTGTATATAATAGATGATATGGAATTAATAGCCAA agaaataattgaaaatgCTATTGCCCCAAAGAGTGCTAAGCTGTCAGGTCCAGAATATGCCCAACTAACTGATCTACTTGTAGCCAAGGATAATGAACTAAAATCAACGCTCCAGCAAGCTTCAGAGCAGGCTCAACTGAACAAAAAATTGGACACTTTAAAAGCAGAAGTTGAACGGCAAGACCAAGACATCAACAATCTTCAAAAGCAACTAAAAGAAGCTGAGCAGATCCTTTCTACAGCCATATACCAAGCAAACCAGAAATTACAGTCCATTGCAAGAGCGAAGAAAAAACCGGTGTCATCTGAAGAGTTGATCAAGTTTGCTCATAGGATTAGCGCTTCTAATGCCATTTGTGCTCCTTTAACTTGGCAACAAGGAGATCCACGTAGGCCATATCCTACGGATATTGAAATGAGGTTAGGATTGTTGGGTAGGCTTGGAGATCCAATGAATGGACATCTTTTGTCACAGCAGAATAACATGTCAGACTTACATAGGCCAGGTCACCCAGGAG AAATCCCTGCTGCTCAACAAAATCAATTTGCCTGGCATCCCACAGGAGAGATGCACATCAGTGTGGGCCAAGGAACAGTTCCTATGGATACAAGAAACCACAAGCAAGAAAATGAAGACGTTGAAGTGATGTCTACCGATTCAAGCAGCAGTTCATCCAGTGATTCTCAATAG